One Mycobacteriales bacterium DNA window includes the following coding sequences:
- a CDS encoding ATP-binding protein, whose product MALAEQHCHAGLSEDSLARLVSGVAHDLTNALGAIANLAVLLDRRVEDAAVRHDVEAIHAAARQATDLVRRLVRVAGNGVAQPAMIDLDEVVRTALDGVGRSAGVVVRIAPGAGPVRAWFDHQHLVEILAEVALNAVEAMPAGGVIDVAIEPAPSPDAHATVRITDHGVGMPESIRDRATEPFATTKPAAPGRGLGLTVVACLLERNDGRLDIDSAPGVGTTVRLSVPSVEFEKRAVDG is encoded by the coding sequence ATGGCGCTGGCCGAACAGCACTGCCACGCCGGTCTGAGCGAGGACTCGCTCGCGCGTCTCGTGAGCGGGGTCGCGCACGACCTGACGAACGCGCTCGGCGCGATCGCGAACCTCGCCGTGCTCCTCGACCGCCGGGTCGAGGACGCCGCCGTGCGGCACGACGTGGAGGCCATTCACGCGGCCGCCCGGCAGGCCACCGACCTCGTCCGCCGACTCGTGCGCGTCGCCGGCAACGGCGTCGCGCAGCCCGCCATGATCGATCTGGACGAGGTCGTGCGGACCGCTCTCGACGGCGTAGGTCGCAGTGCCGGAGTCGTCGTCAGGATCGCGCCCGGTGCCGGTCCCGTCCGCGCCTGGTTCGACCATCAGCACCTCGTCGAGATTCTTGCCGAGGTGGCACTCAACGCGGTCGAGGCGATGCCGGCCGGGGGAGTCATCGACGTGGCCATCGAACCCGCGCCGTCGCCGGACGCTCATGCGACGGTGCGCATCACCGATCACGGAGTGGGGATGCCCGAGTCGATCCGGGACCGCGCGACCGAGCCGTTCGCGACCACCAAACCTGCGGCGCCGGGGCGCGGGCTCGGTCTCACGGTCGTCGCCTGCCTGCTCGAACGCAACGATGGCCGGCTGGACATCGACTCGGCGCCCGGCGTCGGTACGACGGTGCGGCTGTCGGTCCCCTCCGTCGAGTTCGAGAAGCGAGCCGTCGATGGCTGA
- a CDS encoding response regulator transcription factor, which yields MADTPSEVINVLVVDDHVMFAESLARLLDDEDGLKVVGLAASGAAALEMFDRLRPDVVLVDYRMPDHDGVEITEEIKQRAPHAMVVMLTGSADDRVLLAAIEAGCSGFLTKDRAAAEVADAVRSAAAGEALITPAMLARLLPKLARRPAGVNTELTAREREVIDCMARGWSNKDIAAQLFLSVNTVRNYTQSILAKLGAHSKLEAVSKAVREGLVEYPAGR from the coding sequence ATGGCTGACACTCCATCGGAGGTCATCAACGTCCTGGTCGTCGATGACCACGTGATGTTCGCCGAGAGCCTCGCCCGCCTGCTCGACGACGAAGATGGCCTCAAGGTCGTCGGGTTGGCGGCATCCGGCGCGGCGGCTCTCGAGATGTTCGACCGCCTGCGTCCCGACGTGGTGCTGGTCGACTACCGGATGCCCGACCACGACGGGGTGGAGATCACCGAGGAGATCAAGCAACGCGCGCCGCACGCGATGGTGGTGATGCTGACCGGATCCGCAGACGACAGGGTGCTGCTGGCCGCCATCGAGGCCGGGTGTTCCGGCTTTCTCACCAAGGATCGGGCCGCGGCCGAAGTGGCCGACGCGGTACGGTCGGCGGCGGCCGGCGAGGCGTTGATCACCCCGGCGATGCTCGCCCGCCTGCTGCCCAAGCTCGCGCGGCGCCCGGCGGGGGTGAACACCGAGTTGACCGCACGCGAGCGAGAGGTCATCGACTGCATGGCCCGCGGCTGGTCGAACAAGGACATCGCCGCCCAGTTGTTCCTGAGCGTCAACACGGTCCGCAACTACACGCAGTCGATACTCGCGAAGCTCGGCGCGCACTCGAAGCTCGAAGCGGTGTCGAAGGCGGTTCGCGAGGGACTCGTCGAATACCCGGCTGGACGGTGA
- a CDS encoding RDD family protein, with protein MAEPSRYVVAPIGRRVAAWSIDVALGALLATGFVLAVGGERDLREIAHLVALKSANRQTGHALASAANLSSPDPEALKPILGLLGCFALIAISSVAYRVVTNALWGAGVGKLLLRLRVVVDDNEAGQFQPPGWARSWRRWLVPQLPGLIPLPATGLLAYLPAFKDGRRRGLHDRAAGTIVVDLQPARPSAEPEPAVTREVIGDYYVSPSPASYAAQTTDDPDSAASASPAAVTIRR; from the coding sequence ATGGCCGAACCGAGCCGGTACGTCGTCGCGCCGATCGGCCGACGCGTCGCCGCCTGGTCGATCGACGTCGCTCTCGGCGCCCTGCTCGCGACCGGGTTCGTGCTGGCCGTCGGCGGGGAGCGTGACCTTCGGGAGATCGCGCACCTGGTCGCACTGAAATCGGCGAACAGGCAGACCGGTCACGCCCTCGCCAGCGCCGCCAACCTCAGCTCCCCGGACCCCGAGGCCCTCAAGCCGATCCTCGGCTTGCTCGGCTGCTTCGCGCTGATCGCGATCTCGTCGGTGGCCTACCGCGTCGTGACGAACGCGCTCTGGGGAGCCGGCGTGGGCAAGCTGTTGCTGCGGTTGCGCGTGGTCGTCGACGACAACGAAGCCGGGCAGTTCCAGCCACCGGGTTGGGCGCGGTCCTGGCGGCGGTGGCTCGTCCCGCAGCTACCCGGACTCATTCCGCTGCCCGCAACCGGCCTGCTCGCCTACCTGCCCGCGTTCAAAGACGGTCGCCGGCGTGGGCTGCACGACCGCGCGGCCGGAACGATCGTGGTCGACCTGCAGCCCGCGCGACCGAGCGCTGAGCCGGAACCGGCTGTGACCCGGGAAGTCATCGGCGACTACTACGTATCGCCGTCGCCGGCGAGCTACGCGGCGCAGACGACGGACGACCCCGACTCCGCTGCCTCCGCGTCGCCGGCCGCCGTGACCATCCGCAGGTAG